From a single Sphingobium lignivorans genomic region:
- a CDS encoding AraC family transcriptional regulator gives MLPSQSAVSVFDPDQTRLPAVAYQLDFADHVAEVPVHRHRKGQLIIALHGAVICTGNEDIWIVPPNCGVWIPGGVSHSARATENARLNYLFVEPGAAQLPQVCCTLAISPMIREMVDRLARERADYPEDGHIARLARVVLDELAEMPRERFNLPVSSHPKIRAMADALTAQPSDRSTLSQWAQRVAMSERSLARLMVRETGLTFGRWRQQLHLVIALRDLAGGAPVQTVAAELGYESVNAFITMFKKALGATPAQYFARGTAGIGS, from the coding sequence ATGCTCCCCTCCCAATCAGCCGTTTCCGTGTTCGATCCGGACCAGACCCGCTTGCCTGCGGTCGCCTATCAGCTCGATTTCGCCGATCATGTGGCAGAAGTGCCGGTGCATCGGCATCGCAAGGGTCAGTTGATCATCGCATTGCACGGTGCCGTCATTTGCACGGGGAACGAGGACATCTGGATCGTGCCGCCCAACTGCGGCGTGTGGATTCCCGGCGGCGTGTCACATAGCGCGCGAGCGACCGAAAACGCCCGGCTTAACTATCTGTTCGTCGAGCCGGGTGCCGCGCAGTTGCCGCAAGTGTGCTGCACGCTGGCTATCTCCCCGATGATCCGGGAGATGGTCGACCGACTTGCCCGCGAACGCGCGGACTATCCTGAAGACGGCCATATCGCCCGGCTTGCCAGAGTAGTGCTTGACGAATTGGCCGAGATGCCGCGCGAGCGCTTCAATCTCCCCGTCTCCTCACATCCCAAGATCCGTGCCATGGCGGACGCGCTGACAGCGCAGCCCTCTGACCGCAGTACGCTTAGCCAATGGGCGCAGCGCGTGGCGATGAGTGAGCGCTCATTGGCGCGGCTGATGGTGCGGGAAACAGGTCTGACCTTCGGCCGCTGGCGACAGCAGCTCCATCTCGTCATCGCGCTGCGGGACCTTGCGGGCGGAGCGCCGGTGCAGACGGTTGCAGCTGAGCTTGGCTATGAGTCGGTCAATGCGTTCATCACGATGTTCAAGAAAGCTCTGGGCGCCACGCCGGCACAGTATTTCGCGCGTGGCACAGCGGGCATCGGATCGTGA
- a CDS encoding IS3 family transposase (programmed frameshift) gives MQRRKFSREFKLEAVRLVRERGVAVAQAARDLDVHENLLRKWVKELAADPGHAFPGQGQMKPEQLEIDRLRREVAKLKAERDILKKGRRLLREGLDMRFAFIAKHRGIWPVAWMCGALGVSRSGFHAWLTRAPSQRARDDEVIGSRVRASHVGSYRTYGARRVWHDLLAEGISCGLHRVERLMRAQGLRARPRRRGLPKDQGERSVIAGNVLGRQFTADRPNQKWVADFTYVWTAEGWLYVAAVIDLFSRRVVGWSMSDTMTAQLVTDALIMAIWRRGKPDALLHHSDQGSQYTSEQFQRLMADNGVTCSMSRSGNVWDNAAMESFFSSLKTERIGKKVYRTRAQAKADVFDYIECFYNPTRRHSTLGYLSPIDFEREAGVA, from the exons ATGCAACGAAGGAAGTTCAGCCGCGAGTTCAAGCTTGAGGCGGTAAGGTTGGTCCGTGAGCGCGGTGTGGCAGTTGCGCAGGCGGCCCGCGATCTGGATGTGCACGAGAACCTGCTGCGCAAATGGGTAAAGGAGTTGGCCGCTGATCCTGGCCATGCCTTTCCCGGGCAGGGTCAGATGAAGCCGGAGCAGTTGGAGATCGACCGTCTGCGCCGGGAAGTGGCCAAGCTGAAGGCAGAGCGCGACATTCTAAAAAAAG GCCGCCGCCTACTTCGCGAAGGACTCGATATGAGGTTCGCCTTCATCGCGAAGCACCGAGGGATCTGGCCGGTGGCATGGATGTGCGGGGCGCTCGGTGTCTCGCGGAGCGGCTTCCATGCCTGGCTCACCCGGGCGCCGTCACAGCGTGCCCGCGACGACGAGGTGATCGGCTCGAGGGTCAGGGCCAGCCATGTTGGCAGCTATCGCACCTATGGCGCCCGGCGTGTCTGGCACGACCTGCTCGCCGAAGGCATCTCCTGCGGTCTGCATCGGGTCGAACGGCTCATGCGAGCGCAAGGGCTGCGGGCCAGGCCACGCCGCCGTGGACTGCCCAAGGATCAGGGCGAACGCTCGGTCATCGCCGGCAACGTTCTGGGTCGCCAGTTCACGGCCGACAGGCCCAACCAGAAGTGGGTGGCAGATTTTACCTACGTCTGGACTGCCGAAGGATGGCTCTACGTGGCCGCCGTCATCGACCTGTTCTCGCGCAGGGTGGTGGGCTGGTCGATGAGCGACACGATGACCGCCCAGCTCGTTACCGATGCGCTCATCATGGCGATCTGGCGACGCGGAAAGCCCGATGCCCTGCTGCATCACTCGGACCAGGGTAGCCAATATACCAGCGAGCAGTTCCAGCGGCTCATGGCCGACAACGGCGTCACCTGTTCGATGAGCAGGTCCGGCAACGTCTGGGATAACGCCGCGATGGAAAGCTTCTTCTCCTCGCTCAAGACCGAGCGGATCGGGAAAAAGGTCTACCGCACGAGGGCGCAGGCGAAGGCGGACGTGTTCGATTACATCGAGTGCTTCTACAATCCGACCCGGCGTCACTCGACCCTGGGTTACCTCAGCCCTATCGACTTCGAGCGAGAAGCTGGGGTAGCCTAA
- a CDS encoding Arm DNA-binding domain-containing protein produces the protein MLTHISITSARPATKTYLLRDTQGLYLAIQPTGLKLWRLNYRYLDKHEDSLPRPLRALDGMRPDSRLRKASIRRLKRSDIARVTFVVEQRP, from the coding sequence ATGCTGACTCACATCAGCATCACATCCGCCAGGCCCGCAACAAAAACCTATCTCCTGCGCGACACCCAGGGCCTGTATCTTGCCATTCAGCCTACAGGCTTGAAGCTGTGGCGCCTCAACTACCGGTACCTCGACAAGCATGAAGACTCTCTACCTCGGCCGCTGCGCGCGCTAGACGGGATGAGGCCCGATAGCAGATTGCGGAAGGCATCGATCCGGCGATTGAAAAGAAGCGACATTGCCAGGGTGACTTTCGTCGTCGAGCAAAGGCCCTGA